The Brassica napus cultivar Da-Ae chromosome C1, Da-Ae, whole genome shotgun sequence DNA segment agatttcttTATTCAATATTATTGTAGAAAATGATATAATTATCATTTATCCATTTAATAACATCTATTTTGGTCGTTTTGACCCTTATGGACAAACTTGTGAACAAAAACGTGTTTTAATGCTATTTGTGGTCATTTCTCTATGTTTTttgtcaaactttttttttacaaaacttgTTTATTTTAGATCCACGAAACATCATCTACATAGCAATTGGAAAACCATCTTCAACTATATTATCCTTATGTGACTAAATGTACATATTTTGATAGAGTTcacttgttttaatttttattggaATTAGATAGTATGAAAATAGTTACATTTCATGTAAAATTTCAAACCTTCTTTATTAGCTCAGGATTATATCCTAAGAAATTTAACatcttttataatattaaagatatacgtttattttaaaatgtgcTCTTGGCATGTGTTGCAATATGTTAAAGAATCCTCACGGATGGATAAGTTTTGCAACAGAATTAGAGGTCATAAAGACTCTTCAGATATGCTTTTCAGACTTCGAGATCTCTCACATCTCAAGAGCGccaaataaaatttatgattcttTAGCTAGGACTGCGATGTTTTTCCATagagatattttgttttattggttgttataTTCCAGTCttgttacccagaccacctcaagtttgagtgaTAGAATAGCCGTTCGTTGTAAGAAAAAGACATGTGTTGCAATGTAATTAgtcaaaaattataaagttttgtAACAATAAAATTTGTAAGAAAACAAAAGTCGAGATAATTTAGATAACAACGATGATGGCCTTAGTAGTATAGTACTAGGTGTGAGAGCAAAGACTCTTGCAGACTGGCAAGAAACATCCTGCAAAAGTCCCTTTGTCAAAACATGAACTACGTGGCGTGTCCTCGTTGTGTCTTCATATGCGCTTCTCCGctatcttttctctcttccAACACAAGCAAGCAAATcttttagtatatatttaatacCAGTTTtcctatatataataaaatttgattacTTGGAGAATATTATATCAGAAGGGGAAAAAGTGATGAAATTGACAATTATTACGATGTTTACATTAACCAATGAAGTAGACCAACCGCTCATATGCTACCGGAATTGTGATGTGAGTGTGGCAATGCGTGCCATGAACGTTGTAAGAGAAGTTGGAGTTATCCGCCATCATTGAATGAAGTAGACCAACGTGACATATGATATCGGAACTGCGATTTGAGTTGTGACAATGCATGCCATGAACATTGTAAGAAAAGTTTTAGTTACCCGTCGTTGTTTAATGAACATCTGTGATTTGTTGAGATAATCTTGCTATTTATAATCATTATGTGACCTAGCTGTTTGTTTCTTAGGTATTATTTACATGTGGTGATGTAAAGGACATGAAAAAATTTAGATAAACATATTGAATATCATAAAGAGATTATTTTGATAAAAGAAATGTAATGTGATGGTAATTACTTAATTTGGTCCAATGTTTtctgtaaatataatttatacttaCTCAATATAAATGGTGTTTAAGGATTTTGCACatgaattaaaaaatacaaattttatacaatttatctttaattatataataataccaTTAACTGAAATTTGTTCAACTAATAAAAACACacagtattttataattagtcACAATTCAAatgatttaaattatatttagaatagtgagaacatcatttattttgcgacaaaatattttcctttaaacaccatttaaatttaaattgataCGCATAGTGTACGAGATACTGCTGGGAAGAGacatttcataaataaaaacatgaagatAAGTGAGAAGATTCAGGACAACAGGACGTGATCAATGTCTCATAACCAGGTTCATGGCGTTACATGATCATTGGAGGAATCCCCTTGTTGCTGCTTCTTCCTTATTGCAACTTCGGAGTGATTCACCTCGCTAAGACTTCTTTTCTTGGCTTCCGTATTTGAGCAATTGTCCTCCTTTGTTtctgtctctttctctctaacCATCTGGTTTTCCACgtttgatgatgaagaaaaCAAGGGCGGTTCTCGCCCGCTTAGACGACAAAAGACGCGTTCTACTGTTTCATTTATCTCTTTCCCTAACCCGTCCTTCTCAAGAATCAATTCCCAAACCGATTTAGATGCCTTCTCTAGCACTGGCCCTCTGCTCACAAAAGCAACAAGAAACATGGTAAACACTTTCTTTGAAAACTATGACAACAAGAGTAAACCAGACGAACAAGATCCGTACCACAGCTCCAAGGAACTGTTAACATTGTCCTATGTTAATCAATCAGATCTAAAACACTAGTTTGcaagaaaacaagaaaggtTGTTTTTACAAATACTTGACCATAAACATAACTACCTAACCAAAACGCAATGCACGAAATCAGGTTTCtagaaaagagaagaaactAACTCGAGTTCTTGGCGAAGAGCATCAAAGAGTTCTCGTTTAGTCTGTTTCTCAGCACCAGGTTTGTTAAGAACTTTGCTCTCCTCTGCCATCTTAATGGTTGTGCTCTTCAACTCTTCCTGTTACAACAAACATTCACTCAAACGCATTACTTCTAATGTCGCACAACTTATACTATGAACTTAAGACAATCAAAATCTAAGAACTAAACTAGACCCTGAACGAAAGAAAAAAGAGTTGTCTTTTGGTAAGAATTTGGAATCGAAAAGGTCGACCCGGAAAAATTAGGTTTAGATGGAGAGAATACATTGGCTTTGAGTTGGTTGATGATCTTTAAACGAAGGGCATCGATGGTGCCATCGTTCATAAGAGATTCGAGCACGTCTTCTGGTGTAATtaccgaagaagaagaggacatTGTTCTCCTACCTCTaatcaaaaaccctaaaaagtGTCTCCCACCAATCCAAAGAAAAATTACACTTTTCTCAAGCAAAACGGGTTCAGAATCCAAGTTCGAGTGAGAGAACTATAGAAGCAATCAGAAATTGAAGGCTAGTTCACGAAAATTTTCGCCTTCTGCTTTTTTAAGCTTGATTGGATTTGGTTTCTCAATCTCATCATCCAAAGAGAGAATCGGGTTTTCCAGAACCGACTTCAACCAAATTAATTTATACTGAACCGGGATATGAGTCCCATTTGTTAACATCTCATAgtcgacaaaaaaaacatgtcaTAAAAAACTACAAACGAGGGTATGTGCGCGAGtattaattttacatatttgttATTGTTAAGATTTGATTAAAGATTCGTAtaatgtgttgtatatttcttattgcttactatatatagtggttcatacaGGGTGAAGTCAAATGGaaaattgattacaaagatactaTACATTatgacatggtcaaactcataaagactaaggttgaatgggtcttccatgtggctggatgtaaacccccaatggactctagtcttgaacttgtatggtctaggttatggaccatccacttcatgattcataacactctcccttggatgccataaccatatagggtttgtaacatgctaatgttgcctcattaaaacctctctcggaaaacccaaaacccaatgtggtaaaaaaggaaaccagagaaaggaaaaagagtacaacacacattactccccctgatttggacatcactgaaggtccttgagtctACGCGTGCCAATCTTGTTGCGTGAACTTCCTGAATGTGCAAGAGGGCAATGATtcggtgaagaggtcggctgagttttcactagaccggatctgaaggacgttgacctctccagctttctgcaactcatgggtaaagaagaacttgggtagaatatgtttggttcggtcacctttgatatacccgtctttgagttgagcaatgcaagctgcattatcttcatatatgatggtcggacccGTTGGGTCGCATATGGACGCATAATGTGGTCATATACCTTTTGTTCAAAGATGAACTTCGATCTTATAGCTTATCTTTATGATAGCTTATTCATTCATACCACAGCTTGGTTGGTTCATGCTGAGAATTCGACCAACCATAAGTATTACCAAAATTTGGCTAATTTGTGGTGATGGTCTATAACCTTTTCTAAGGTTTAATGAATAACCATTTAACCTATCttaggctggttagtataaaacacaaggaatttaaaattcctctatggactgatttgaattgttctTATAGAACTCTTCACTTGCTTACATGTAGTAATTTAATTCAGTCCATGAACAACTTTAGGAAAATGCTATTCAAGAGaacttcttttctcatcttttgaTTCTGAGCTCAATACCGTTTGGTAAACCTTTTGGTaccaataatattatcatcatcatccagtgAGTCATATATAGCATACTACATCTTTTGAATTTCTTCCAGACATCATATGTAGTGAAATATGTAGTAGTATCCACCACATTGGATTATATAGACCTTTCCCGGTCTGTCTCACGATTTATACTTCTTTCAAGATTTATATGTTCACTAGGCATCATATGGCGTTTACATATTCATGGCCAATACAATACGCCTTTTATATATCactttaaaccccacgtttCTTTCATTATTCATTATGAGTACTCTTGTGTGGGTTTTTGATCCTCGATACATATCTTTGTATTCGTGTGCTACATACTTACGCATTTTATATGAATGTATGTGTCgacacacttatatatatatatatagttcattTTAGTTCCAGACAtggtataaatcaatttgaaatttcattatCTAGGACCTTAATAACCTTATAACTTGGTGTCCCAAGCTATATGGTATGGTACCTAGTTGTTCAGCTGGCCAGCCTTATATCTCAATGTCTGGAATGgtttcctttaataaaactcggattttatctcatgcacctttctttctttccgaggttccttagaatttatggaactttatttggaacatttatttgttctatcttatatagactttgtagcaacttggttgtgtctttaagacatcaaaaccgtgtggtgctaagctgggatgacatagtcattctttctctcgggtcaatgtgtctggcattttattttgctatcattgtagcatatggacgtctataaattattttctagtccgaggatctttgccaagacattgatgatTGATACTAGATGGTAgatatcattctttatcattctttatACCAACTTATTACTTTTCTCCTTTCATTGTTGGATATTCGGATTCATAAACCTTATGTAATCCTTGTTCTTTGGTCTATAATTAGATCACCCATTTTGGCTCAGGGTTTCTCTTAAACTTATGGAGAAagtatattcataatatatatccaacatatattcccaatcctctttatgagattctaagatcacatgatcttagatggcacatatatttgtggtggattCTTTCATAATATCTTAAGATGATATACGTCTGGACTCATGACCCGTATCAGTATGAGGTGGGAATATCTAtgatcacttatatggcctgatataattactatggcctgatgcaggttcattcttttataactcatggtgtccccaagcatatggacttttagaatttgaaccttataggtaatggtatttatatcaaattcaaCCAATATGTAATATGGTTGTGGACCATGTTTCATGGATTTTAGTATGGTCATGTATCATGGGATTTGTCCTCATACTCAaattcgtggtgcttgggacaataaaTTCCCTTGTGCATAAATATATTGCACACACGTGAGATCTTTTGGGATAACATTTGTGcccttttaaatatttgcatCATAATCCGAATGGCTAAGTATGGTAATACCATCTAAGTGATAAATTTCGTGGGTTAATCAAACATGATTGCCCTGGCTATTTGCCTAATATCATATTGATCactagatcaatagagaatgtaGTCTTGACCACTTAGGCGATTTTAATTTAGGTAATCTTATTCCCTTTTGTCCATTGTTGGaaaccattttttcttcttaattcaaTGAACCTTATAGGGTGAATATAATGCCATTTAGGCAAAGCCTTGGTCGagcttcttttcctttctttcaaggaatgTCCAGTTGAGTTCAAGAGTATTTTATAACTGAGCCTGGATGGCAGAGCATGTCGTGCCATTTGTCAAAGgcttctttgaactctttggaaaagtgagttggggtattaatcctcaatcatatttatcttggcACAATAAAGGCATATAGATAtagtttcttatcaaacaacagtttgaataagataatgatgaactcaaagtaattcattttattaatgaagtcgtgtataaagcaaagtatcaaagcaattcatgaaacataaactcaggaaacatgaaaatgagaatgtcaaaatacaattatataatatggccttcacaatgcatgtgttgccatatggcgctcaacttcagcttcatcagctataggaggcctcatctcattattctttagctcaatgtatcttttctgaagcttgtcaaatctgttgatggtatcttttattttctgctttctttgttCAAAAGCCAAAAGATATGACAAAAGGTCATTATAAGTGGTGAACTTCTTATCCGTGTGTTGCAACACCAcatcctttggatggaatgtggagtaggtcttatataataaagaataatgtgttatcctttcaccacatagttcaagactataagCAATATCCATCAGAGCAGAATTATATTTGTCCACGGATTCAAAATCCTAGAATCTGAGGATCTCCCATTCATGGTTGGCCTTTTGCCACGATACCGGTTTGAACATTTTCCTTAACTGTAACcaaaggtcacaaggatcctcaacATGGAGATACAGGTCTCTTaattcctcagtgagatgataacgAATAATCGTTATAGCTCTATGCCTTTCACTGTCAATGATATCATTGTACTCATTGATGCATTGTCCGAGTCCTCTGGATCTCAGGACAACAAGAGTATTCTTTACCCATTctaggtaattatctccagagagatttagggcagagtaatctgagggttcaaatctcgacatctgaataTTTAATGAGTAATTCAAGCACTCATAATTCTATGTAAGCAATAGAACCCTCAGATTACTCTGCCCCCAAATCAAATCATATAATTCTATgtatatgatttcaataaggctttcccccaaatcatataatttatttgcttaagcaatcttagtatgagaatgatcaattgatcattgcatctagtaatccttttaattataattcaaactGGATTGattatagatatatggtatTAAGGCCCTTTAGAATTTGAATAAGGatcaatcatcattttattaaatgagatcaaGCAAGATGGATGAAATCAAACAAATGCATGGATCAAGAAATAGCTGAATGCATGTTCAGAACTAAGCATTGGACTTAAACAATCTATATGTGATTCCCAATGCATGAGGATATTTGGTTTTCAAAGATCATAAAGCAAAAACCGATTCCTTCATCCTTTTACAGGGTAAACCaagacaagaaaattttataattttcaggatatgtctagaacaaattcaattagatttttaatCAATCGGTTTCAAAGCtggtttatgttttcaaattaaacaaacatgcttaactttaaaaataactgatttaatttaattagatgcaagcaatatgaaccaatttagattttattttaaatgtccCATGATTAGAATGATCTATTATATGTATGCATGctcagttttaataaaactatatgacAAGCGGATGCATGGAAATGATCAGTTCATGATATGTGTATGATCTAACAATTTACTAATCCATGTTTGATCTAATAGATGCTATCAGGTATGTATATATGATCAGTATATAATTCAATCATCACAAAATCAGTTTTCAAGGTTGTTTTTTAGatcaagataaatttatatcatttgttcaaactataatgaaccgatttcaaggccggtttagatttagataaattttgacaaacaactatgtgatcaaatgatttcaacttagtatttattttagcCTATGTCATAACTATTTAAATCAAGACtatatattacaatattttgataaatactacttagtcaaagatatgcatttgaaacaatcataaaagttttaaattttgatcagttacaatataaaacatcaatggtcaaagatatgcattgattaggatttaagtTTTGATATCTTTGGGTTTGACTGAAATATTATGGCTGAAAAGATTGTGGCCGGAAAAGGTCATggccggaaaaaaaaaatcatggccGGATTTGGATTTAGGGGTTCAGCCGATTATTGCTTAGAGTTTAGGGGATTGATAAAAATCAAGCAAAAAGGATTTAGGGAATTGATATGTATAATGGCCATCAAGATACATATCCggttataaaacaaacaaggggatttgagattttgatgTGGATAAGGGCCGATTTGGATCGGTAAGCACATCGAATGGGATTAAGATTTTGATGGCCAGCTTATTCATCCGGCTATACAGCCGGTAATACGGCCAAACAAAGATTATGGGTTTCAATCCTTTAGTCAATCCGGATTTAAGGCCGGATCAAAATAAGAGAAAGGAGAACCGAATTTAAGGCTTGCTAGCTAAAAGGGGTTTATGATTTTctctaatatcttttataatttcaaatagttCTCAGAAAaaagattcatatagatctttgattattaataagttttataagtttttagagatttTTAGATCTTTAaagattcaaataattttagaatcaagattcatatagatcttagattcaagattaatatttgtgataattttagatctatagatttttataagttttatgatTCAAATAGATCTAATAATCAGGATTCAGATATGTGGTGTTCTTAGATTTTATGGATAGATTAGTTTACCTTTTAGAAAACACCAAATTGATCTGAATGgaccaccgtgagagagagCTGATCCGCGGATGAGCTggttgagagagagaggtggaggagctggccggaaaaCCGTGAGAGAGATAGACTTGGCCGGCAGAGCAAGGCAGAAGGCCGGAAGAGATGGCCGGAAAAGAGATGATCGCCGGCGGATGGGATTGCTCAGGTGGAGAGAgtctcgtgctgataacgtgttaagatttgagagaagatttgtgagaatgtgttgtatatttcttattgcttacaccactatatatagtggttcatacaaggtggagtcaaagggagaattgattacaaagatactctacataatgacatggtcaaactcataaagactaaggttgaatgagtcttccatgtggctggatgtaaacccccaatggactctagtcttgaacttgtatggtctaggttatggaccatccacttcatgattcataacaGTTATTGTTATTTTAGTTAACTAAGGGAAATTAACCAAGAAAAATTACAGTGACATCCTATTAATCCAATCTTTGGCAATGAGTCAAGGATTTCATTGTGACGAATATAGTTGGAGTTATACAAAGACTAGTATGTACACTGTTAAATCCGGTTACTCGATAACAACAAACTTCCTCAATAGAGAAACAATGGAGACATAGAGAGAACCGAAAATCACAAAATTTTGAACCTTTGCTTGGAAGATAAA contains these protein-coding regions:
- the LOC111202335 gene encoding uncharacterized protein LOC111202335, whose product is MSSSSSVITPEDVLESLMNDGTIDALRLKIINQLKANEELKSTTIKMAEESKVLNKPGAEKQTKRELFDALRQELEGPVLEKASKSVWELILEKDGLGKEINETVERVFCRLSGREPPLFSSSSNVENQMVREKETETKEDNCSNTEAKKRSLSEVNHSEVAIRKKQQQGDSSNDHVTP